GCGTGGAGCGCAGCACCGGCAGCACCTGCTCCAGGCCGGTGGCCCGGCGGAGCTCCTCCAGCTCCCCGAGGGGCAGCCGGGGCGCCGACCGGGCGCGATCCGGGTCCAGCCCGAGGCGGCGCAGGCGCTCCCAGGAGTCCCCGATCTCCGGCCGCAGGGCGGTCGGCCCCGCGGGCTCCGCCAGTTCGGGCCGGACATACCGACCGGTCGGTCGGGAGAGGGGTGGGCCGCCGCCGATCCGCCGCATGCGGTCCCCTCCCTCTTCTCGGTCCGGCTGACAGCGTACGGGGGTTCGACGGGGACACGCCGGGACGGCGAAAAGAGTCGTCCGCGTTCCGGAACATGATGCAGACTGGTCGGTTTCCCGCCTGCGGAGGACCGGTATGCGGGGGCTCGGGGAACGGCGGGGCCGCGCGTGCGCCGCGCTCAGCGGGGGGAGTCGTCCTGGGCGGTTTCGACGGCCCGGTGGAAGTCGTGGCCGGCCTCGGCGGTGGCGCAGGTGGTGGCGGTGAGGCAGCCGGCCAGGGCGATGGCGGCCAGGGTGCGCAGGGCGCGGTGGGGCGGGCGGGGCGGGGCGGGGCGGCCAGCAGGGCGCGGACGCGGCGGGGACGGGCCCGGCGGTGGCGGCCAGCCGGGGGCGGGCCGCGGGCGGGGTGCGGGCGGTGGCGAGGGCGGCGCGGCCGATCGCGCGGGCGGTCAGGGCGCGGTCGCCGACCGCGGCGGCGGCGCACTCGTCGGCCCAGCGCTCCAGGTGGTAGCCGAGGGCCGGGCGCAGCGGCCGCAGCGCGGGGTGGCAGGCGGCGGCGTACTCCGCGGCGGCCAGCAGGAGGTGGTGGCGGCCGGTCAGGTGGGCGCGTTCGTGGGCGAGCAGGGCGGCGCGTTCGGGGCCGGTGAGGGCGGCGAGCATGCCGGTGGTGGCGACGATCCGGGGCGGGCGGCCGGGCAGGGCGTACGCGTCGGCCCGGTCGTCGGTGAGGACGGTGAGGACGGGGCGGCCGGCCCCGGGCGGCGGACCGGGGCGCGCCGGCCGGCCGGGGCGTCGCCGGTGGCGGTGCGGGCGCGGCGCAGGTCGGCGTACTGGTGGCGGGCGGTGCGGGCGGCCAGCAGGGCGGCGGCGAGCAGGGCGGTCGCGGCGAGGGCGGCGGCGGGCACCCACTCCGGGCCGGAGAGTTCGCCGGGGTGCCGGTGCGCGGGGGAGAGGTGGGCCAGTGCGGCGCCGTAGGGCAGGTGCAGCAGGCCGGTGACGGTGAGCAGGCCGAGCGAGGCCAGGGTGGCGGCCCCGAGGGCGACGGCGGTGGCGGCCAGGGTGAGGGCGGCGGCGCGCGGGGCGAGCTGTTCGGCGAGCCGGCGGGCGAGCGGGGCGGCCAGCAGCGGCAGCAGCAGCGGGGCCCAGACGGCGATCGTCACGGCTGCTCCCCGAGCAGGTCGCGCAGCAGGCGCTCGTCCTCGTCGGAGAGGTCGGAGACGAAGCGGGCCAGCACGGTGGAGCGGTCGCGGCCACGGTCGAGTTCGGTGCGCATCCGGCGGGCGGCCAGGCCGTCGGCGTCCTGGACGGTCGGGGTGTAGGCGAAGGCCCGGCCCGCCTTGGTGCGGGAGAGGGTGCCCTTCTCGTGCAGCCTGGCCAGGATGGTGGCGACCGTGGTGCGGGCCAGGTCGGCGGCGATGGCGTGCTGGACCTGCTGCGGGGTGAGCGGTCCGGCGGCGGCCCAGAGGGCGGCCAGGACCTGGGCCTCCAGCTCCCCCGCGGGCCGACGGGCGGGCGTGTCCGTCATGTCGCGCGAACCTCCGGAATTCGTCTACAGTCCTGTCGACGTCTACACGAATGTAGACGTTGGGGCGCGTCCCCGCCTGGACGCCCCCCAACGTAACGGGAGGTCCGCCAGCCTTGCCCCTGACCCCGTCCCCCGGAGCCGCGCGTGAACCGTTCACCTCGCCCGTTCTGGTACATGTTGTCCCCGTGACCCCGAACGTTCATCCCCCCGCCCACCTGCTCGCCTACGACGGCAGCGGCATCGACGGCGGCCTCTACACCCGGGTCACCGGGTGGGCCGACTCCGCGCCGCACTGGCTCGACCAGCTCGTCAAGGAGTGGTCCGCGTTCGGCCTCGCGCTGTTCGCGCTGCTGATGCTGTGGGCCTGGTGGCGGGCCCGGGCCGCGGACTCGGCGGTGATGGCCCGGGTGCTGGCCTCGCCGCTGGTCGTGGTCGTCGCCTACCTGGTCAACTCGGTGCTCAAGTCGCTGGTCGAGGAGGTCCGGCCGTGCCAGCAGATCCCGGCCACGGTGCCGCTGGAGACCTGCCCGCCGCCCGGTGACTGGTCCTTCCCCAGCAACCACACGGTGGCCGCGTTCGCCGCCGCCACCGCGCTCTGGTACGCCGACCGCCGGATCGGCGGGATCGCGCTGCTCGCCGCCGTGCTGATGGGCGCCTCCCGGGTCTGGGTCGGCGCGCACTACCCGCACGACGTGCTGGTCGCCGCGCTGGTCGGCGTCCTGGTGGCGATCCCGCTCGCGCTGCTCGCCGGACGGGCCGCGCCGCTGGTCGACCGGCTGCGCACCGGGCCGCTCGGCCCCGTGCTGGGGGCCGGAACGGCCTGAGCAGACAGGGCGGACCGGCCTCTTGTGCGGCCGCGCCGGGCGGGGGGAGCATGTGAGCCGGGCAGGGGTGACTCCCCGCCCGGCTCGCTTTTTCCTGCAGCTCTGCGGAGGGACGCGCCATGCCGTACCGACTCGACGTCATCCAGGGGAACTGGCCCGCGGACGAGCTCGGGAAGGGGGTGGAGGGCCTGCTCGCGGACAGCACGGTGCTCAGCCTGGCCACCGCCGGCCCCGAGCGCGGACCGCACGCCAACCTGGCCTTCTACGCCTTCGACTCCGACCTGGTGCTGTACTTCTTCAGCGAGCGCTCCACCCGGCACAGCCGGCACCTGGCCGAGGAGGCCAGAGCCGCCGCCACCGTCCACCTGCCGCCGCCCGCGTTCGGCGAGCAGCTGCGCGGCATCCAGCTCACCGGCAGCGCGGGCGAGGCCTGGGGCCGGCAGGCCGAGGCGGCGCTGGAGGCGTACCGCGGCCGCTACCCGGGGTTCGCCGCCGACCCCGAGCTGGCCGACCAGCTCCTGAACGGCCGGGGCGCGGCCGCGCTGTACCGCTTCCAGGTGGAGGAGCTAACCGCCGTGGACGAGCCGCGGTTCGGGCGGCGCGAGTACCTGCACGCGCGCGTGCTGCGCTGAGGGACGGCTCCGACGGGCGCCGGGGCGGCCAGGTTGTATGGACAACTCTTGCGGGCGGTTCATGTCCGCGACGAGATCCGGACGACTGGCGGCCACCTCGGCGCCCGAGCCTGTCCGCATGAGAGTCATCGTCGTAGGAGCGGGCGTGCTGGGCACCATGCACGCCTGGCAGGCCGTCGAACGCGGCCACGAGGTCGTCCACCTGGAACGCGAGAGCGAGGCCCGCGGCGCCTCCGTCCGCAACTTCGGCCTGGTCTGGGTCAGCGGCCGCGCCGCCGGCCCGGAACTCGACACCGCGCTGCGCGCCCGCGAACTGTGGGAGGAGATCGGCGCCCGCGTCCCCCGCCTGGGGTTCCGCCCCAACGGCTCGCTCACCCTGGCCCGCACCGCCGCCGAACTCGCCGTCGCCGAAGCCGCGTCGAAGCTCCCCGACGCCGACCGCCGCGGCTACCGGCTGCTCGGCGCGGACGAGGTCCGCGCCCTCAACCCCGCACTGCGCGGCGAGTTCCTGGCCGGCCTGCACTGCGCCCGGGACGCCGCCGTCGAACCCCGCACCGCCCAGCCCGCGCTGCGCGCCGCGCTGGAGGCCACCGGCCGCTACACCTTCCTGCCCGGGCGCGAGGTCCGCGACCTGGTCGGCGCGCGCGCCGTCCGCGACGACCACGGGCAGCTGCACGAGGGCGACCTCGTCCTGCTCTGCACCGGCGCCTGGCTCGGCGGGCTGGTCCGCGAACTCGCCCCCGACCTGCCGGTGCGCCGGGTCCGCCTCCAGATGATGCAGACCGACCCGCTCGGCGAGCCGCTCACCACCTCCGTCGCCGACGGCGACTCCTTCCGCTACTACCCCGCCTTCGCCGGCCCCGAGCTGGACGCCCTGCGCGCCGGGCAGCCGCAGCCGGACGTCGCCGCCGAGCACAAGATGCAGCTGCTCATGGTCCAGCGCCGGGACGGCGGACTCACCGTCGGCGACACCCACGAGTACGACCAGCCCTTCGGCTTCGACGTGGTCGAGGACCCGTACGACCACCTCGCCGCCGTCGCCGGGAGCCTGCTCGGCCGCCCGCTGCCCCCGATCCGCCGCCGCTGGGCCGGCGTCTACGCCCAGTGCACCGACCCCGCGCTGGTCGTCCACCGGCAGCGGCTCACCGACGGCGCCTGGCTGGTGACCGGGCCGGGCGGCCGGGGGATGACCTGCTCGCCCGCGATCGCCGCGGACACGGCGGACGCCGCGGGGCTCTGAGCCCGACCCGACGCTGCCCGGCGGCACGGACCTTCCGGCGGGCTCCGGCCGTCAGCGGCTCGGACCCGCCGTTCCCCGGGCCCCCGGAGGGGCCCACGGATCACCTGAGGATGGACATGACCACGCACGATGTGACCCTGGTGGTGCTCGACATGGCCGGCACCACCGTCGCCGACGACGGGCTGGTGGAGCTGGCCTTCGCCGCGGCCGCGCGCTCGCAGGGGGTGGAGACCGGGAGCCCCGAGCACGCCGCGATGCTGGCGCACGTGCGGGCCACCATGGGCGAGTCGAAGATCTCGGTCTTCCGGCACCTGTTCGGCGAGGAGGACCGGGCGCAGGGGGCCAACCTGGTCTTCGAGGCCGCCTACGAGGGGCTGGTCGACCAGGGGCGCTGCGAGGCGCTGCCCGGGGCGGCCGAGGCCATCGCCGAACTGCGCGGCCAGGGACGGAAGGTGGCGCTCACCACCGGGTTCTCGCGCACCACGCAGGACCGGATCCTGGACGCGCTCGGCTGGCGGGACGTCGCCGACCTGACGCTCTGCCCGGCCGACGCCGGGCGCGGCCGCCCCTACCCCGACCTGGCGCTGACCGCGCTGCTGCGCACCCGGACCGACTCGGTGCGGCAGGTCGCGGTGGCCGGGGACACCGGCTACGACATGCTCACCGGCGTCCGGGCCGGGGCCGCGGTGGTGGCCGGCGTGCTGACCGGCGCGCACGACGAGGCCCGGCTGCGCACGGACGGCGCCACCCACGTGCTGGCCTCGGTGGCCGAACTGCCCGCCCTGCTGGCCGCCCTGCCGGCCGCCCGCTGACGGGAGGTCACCTCCCCGGCCCGGCCGTCGCGGCCCCGGCGACGCCCCGGGGCCGCGCGGTACTGGTCCGTGCGGCTTTTGCGTGCTTATCTGATGGCATGTTGCGGTCGCTGCGTTCGCTCGGAGTGCTCACCCTCGGCCTGACGCTGCTCACCGGCTGCGGCTCCTCCGGGAACGGCGGCAGCGCCCCGTCCGGCACCGCCGGGACGACCACCGGCAGCGCGGAGCCCGGCAGCCCGTCCCCGTCGCCCTCGCCCTCGCCGACACCGACGCCCAGCCCCACGCCGACCCCCGCCCCGACGCCCGCGCCGACCAGCGCCGCGCCGACCACCGGCCCGAGCGACGCCGAGCTCGCCGGACGGCGGATCGTCTACTCGTACCCCGGCACCACCGTCCCCGACACGCTGCTGCAGCGGGTCCGCGAGGGCCGGGTCGCCGGGGTGATCTTCTTCGCCGAGAACGTCGGCACCGACGCCACCGCGCTGCGCACCGCCGTCACCCGGCTGCGCGAGGCCGAGCAGCAGAGCCCCAGCCCGCGCCCGCTGCTGCTGATGACCGACCAGGAGGGCGGACTCGTCCGGCGGGTGCCCGGCGGGCCCGAGCAGTCCGCCAAGGACGTCGGCCGCTCCGCCGACCCGGGCGCCGCCGCCACCCGCACCGGCGGCGAGGCCGCCGCCGCGCTCGGCCAGTACGGCCTCAACCTCAACCTCGCGCCGGTCCTGGACGTCTACCGCACCCCCGGCGACTTCGCCGACTCCGCGCAGCGCTCCTACAGCACCGACCCCGCCGTGGTCGGCCGGCTCGGCTCCGCCTTCCTCAAGGCCCAGCAGGGCGCCGGGGTCGCCGCCACCGCCAAGCACTTCCCCGGCCTCGGCAGCGCGCCCACCGGCG
The window above is part of the Kitasatospora sp. NA04385 genome. Proteins encoded here:
- a CDS encoding glycoside hydrolase family 3 protein: MLRSLRSLGVLTLGLTLLTGCGSSGNGGSAPSGTAGTTTGSAEPGSPSPSPSPSPTPTPSPTPTPAPTPAPTSAAPTTGPSDAELAGRRIVYSYPGTTVPDTLLQRVREGRVAGVIFFAENVGTDATALRTAVTRLREAEQQSPSPRPLLLMTDQEGGLVRRVPGGPEQSAKDVGRSADPGAAATRTGGEAAAALGQYGLNLNLAPVLDVYRTPGDFADSAQRSYSTDPAVVGRLGSAFLKAQQGAGVAATAKHFPGLGSAPTGANTDEEPVTLDVSLNQLRSVDERPYRDAIAAGVKLVMFSWAVYPALDPGTPAGTSGTIVRDELRGRLHYEGVTITDAIEAKALDPLGGTPARALAVAHAGVDLLLCSGRDVAQGDAAAGALASALASGQLDRKDFTASAQRVDALRGTLK
- a CDS encoding pyridoxamine 5'-phosphate oxidase family protein; this translates as MPYRLDVIQGNWPADELGKGVEGLLADSTVLSLATAGPERGPHANLAFYAFDSDLVLYFFSERSTRHSRHLAEEARAAATVHLPPPAFGEQLRGIQLTGSAGEAWGRQAEAALEAYRGRYPGFAADPELADQLLNGRGAAALYRFQVEELTAVDEPRFGRREYLHARVLR
- a CDS encoding phosphonatase-like hydrolase, which produces MDMTTHDVTLVVLDMAGTTVADDGLVELAFAAAARSQGVETGSPEHAAMLAHVRATMGESKISVFRHLFGEEDRAQGANLVFEAAYEGLVDQGRCEALPGAAEAIAELRGQGRKVALTTGFSRTTQDRILDALGWRDVADLTLCPADAGRGRPYPDLALTALLRTRTDSVRQVAVAGDTGYDMLTGVRAGAAVVAGVLTGAHDEARLRTDGATHVLASVAELPALLAALPAAR
- a CDS encoding phosphatase PAP2 family protein; protein product: MTPNVHPPAHLLAYDGSGIDGGLYTRVTGWADSAPHWLDQLVKEWSAFGLALFALLMLWAWWRARAADSAVMARVLASPLVVVVAYLVNSVLKSLVEEVRPCQQIPATVPLETCPPPGDWSFPSNHTVAAFAAATALWYADRRIGGIALLAAVLMGASRVWVGAHYPHDVLVAALVGVLVAIPLALLAGRAAPLVDRLRTGPLGPVLGAGTA
- a CDS encoding TIGR03364 family FAD-dependent oxidoreductase, whose translation is MRVIVVGAGVLGTMHAWQAVERGHEVVHLERESEARGASVRNFGLVWVSGRAAGPELDTALRARELWEEIGARVPRLGFRPNGSLTLARTAAELAVAEAASKLPDADRRGYRLLGADEVRALNPALRGEFLAGLHCARDAAVEPRTAQPALRAALEATGRYTFLPGREVRDLVGARAVRDDHGQLHEGDLVLLCTGAWLGGLVRELAPDLPVRRVRLQMMQTDPLGEPLTTSVADGDSFRYYPAFAGPELDALRAGQPQPDVAAEHKMQLLMVQRRDGGLTVGDTHEYDQPFGFDVVEDPYDHLAAVAGSLLGRPLPPIRRRWAGVYAQCTDPALVVHRQRLTDGAWLVTGPGGRGMTCSPAIAADTADAAGL
- a CDS encoding BlaI/MecI/CopY family transcriptional regulator; its protein translation is MTDTPARRPAGELEAQVLAALWAAAGPLTPQQVQHAIAADLARTTVATILARLHEKGTLSRTKAGRAFAYTPTVQDADGLAARRMRTELDRGRDRSTVLARFVSDLSDEDERLLRDLLGEQP